In one window of Nocardia brasiliensis DNA:
- a CDS encoding molybdopterin oxidoreductase family protein yields MATSDRIAEPWGVRTPYGRGEPWPVRTDMFLADGVRPETVERWVPAASILHSNGDAMEIAVRAGRMVGVRGRATDRVNRGRLGPKDLYGWQATQSADRLTRPLIRVDGRLVETDWDTAMDRIVRRSRELLAGPGPESFGFYTSGQLFLEEYYTLAVLAHGAIGTPHVDGNTRLCTATAAEALKESFGSDGQPGSYTDVDHADAIALYGHNVAETQTVLWARMLDRLAGADPPALLCVDPRPTAVAAHATVHLAPLPGTNLALMNALLHELIAHDWLDHDYLAAHTVGFDALADTVASWTPERAGAVCRLEPREIRQAAELLGTAPRLLSTVLQGVYQSHQATAAAVQVNNVHLLRGLLGKPGCGVLQMNGQPTAQNTRECGADGDLPGFRNYANTDHVAELARLWGVAAQDIPHDGPPTHAMRMFELAEQGSLRMLWVSATNPAVSLPELARIRRVLSRPELFLVVQDIFRTETAELADVVLPAAAWGEKTGVFTNADRTVHLSERAVPPPGSARADLDIFLDYARRMDFRDTAGNMLPPWTNAQEAYAAWQRCSAGRPCDYSALSYARLRDGGVQWPCTETRPDGTERLYADAHFPTEPDYCESFGKDIGTGSPIDEKDYRADDPGGRAIIKAVDYEPPAEQPSAGYPLVLITGRTLYHFHTRTKTARVRQLQDAAPQVWVELSADDAAPAGIAEGDLVEVFSARGAVRARARITAIRPGVVFLPFHYGYFDADGDRDRAANELTRTEIDPASKQPLFKTAAAGIRRIEAGSGPAPAPTNTASRPVETALPETVGGRAALAEHEVSG; encoded by the coding sequence ATGGCGACCAGTGATCGAATCGCCGAGCCATGGGGTGTGCGCACGCCGTACGGGCGTGGCGAGCCGTGGCCGGTGCGAACCGACATGTTCCTGGCCGACGGGGTTCGACCGGAGACCGTCGAACGATGGGTGCCCGCGGCGTCGATACTGCATTCCAACGGTGACGCGATGGAGATCGCGGTGCGGGCCGGTCGCATGGTCGGCGTGCGGGGACGAGCCACCGACCGGGTGAATCGCGGCAGGCTCGGCCCCAAGGACTTGTACGGCTGGCAGGCCACCCAGTCGGCGGATCGGCTGACCCGGCCGCTCATCCGCGTGGACGGACGGCTGGTCGAGACGGACTGGGACACCGCGATGGACCGGATCGTGCGACGCAGCCGCGAGCTGCTCGCCGGTCCGGGCCCCGAGTCGTTCGGGTTCTACACCAGCGGCCAGCTCTTCCTGGAGGAGTACTACACGCTCGCGGTGCTCGCGCATGGTGCCATCGGTACCCCGCACGTCGACGGGAACACCCGGTTGTGCACCGCGACGGCGGCCGAGGCGTTGAAGGAGTCGTTCGGCAGCGACGGCCAGCCCGGTTCCTACACCGACGTCGACCACGCCGACGCGATCGCGCTGTACGGGCACAATGTCGCCGAGACACAGACGGTCCTGTGGGCCCGGATGCTGGATCGGCTCGCCGGCGCTGACCCACCCGCCCTGCTGTGCGTCGACCCACGGCCGACCGCGGTCGCCGCGCACGCGACCGTCCATCTCGCGCCACTGCCCGGCACCAACTTGGCACTGATGAACGCACTGCTGCACGAGTTGATCGCACACGACTGGCTCGACCACGACTACCTCGCCGCGCACACCGTCGGCTTCGACGCCCTCGCCGACACAGTGGCGTCGTGGACGCCGGAACGAGCGGGCGCCGTCTGCCGGCTCGAGCCGCGCGAGATCCGGCAGGCGGCCGAATTGCTCGGCACCGCACCGCGTTTGCTCTCGACCGTGTTGCAGGGCGTCTATCAGTCGCATCAGGCCACAGCGGCAGCCGTTCAGGTCAACAATGTGCACCTGCTGCGTGGGCTGCTCGGCAAACCGGGTTGCGGCGTGTTGCAGATGAACGGGCAACCGACGGCGCAGAACACCCGCGAATGCGGTGCCGACGGCGACCTGCCCGGCTTCCGCAACTACGCCAATACCGACCATGTCGCGGAACTCGCCCGGCTGTGGGGCGTCGCGGCGCAGGACATCCCGCACGACGGACCGCCGACCCACGCGATGCGGATGTTCGAGCTGGCCGAGCAGGGCTCGTTACGCATGCTGTGGGTCTCGGCGACGAATCCCGCGGTGTCGCTGCCCGAATTGGCGCGCATCCGGCGCGTGCTGTCGCGGCCCGAACTGTTCCTGGTGGTCCAGGACATCTTTCGTACCGAGACCGCGGAGCTCGCCGACGTGGTCCTGCCCGCCGCGGCGTGGGGTGAGAAGACCGGCGTGTTCACCAATGCCGATCGCACCGTGCATCTTTCGGAGCGGGCGGTGCCGCCGCCCGGCTCGGCCCGCGCCGATCTGGACATCTTCCTGGACTACGCGCGCCGGATGGACTTCCGGGACACCGCGGGAAACATGTTGCCGCCGTGGACGAACGCTCAGGAGGCCTATGCGGCGTGGCAGCGGTGCAGCGCGGGACGTCCGTGCGACTACTCCGCGCTGAGTTACGCGCGGCTCCGCGACGGTGGCGTGCAGTGGCCGTGCACCGAGACCCGGCCCGATGGCACCGAACGGCTCTACGCCGACGCCCACTTCCCCACCGAACCCGACTACTGCGAGAGCTTCGGCAAGGACATCGGCACCGGCTCCCCCATCGACGAAAAGGACTATCGCGCTGACGATCCGGGCGGCCGGGCGATCATCAAAGCCGTCGACTACGAGCCGCCGGCAGAGCAGCCGTCCGCAGGGTATCCGCTCGTCCTGATCACCGGCCGCACCCTGTATCACTTCCACACCCGAACCAAAACCGCACGCGTGCGACAGCTGCAGGACGCCGCCCCGCAGGTTTGGGTCGAGCTGTCCGCCGACGACGCGGCACCGGCGGGCATCGCGGAAGGGGATCTGGTCGAGGTGTTCTCGGCGCGCGGCGCGGTCCGGGCCCGCGCGCGGATCACCGCGATCCGGCCCGGGGTCGTGTTTCTCCCGTTCCACTACGGTTACTTCGACGCGGACGGCGATCGGGACCGGGCCGCGAACGAATTGACCCGCACCGAAATCGATCCCGCGTCAAAACAGCCGCTGTTCAAGACCGCCGCCGCGGGTATCCGGCGCATCGAAGCAGGCTCCGGACCCGCGCCCGCGCCGACGAATACGGCATCGCGGCCGGTCGAGACGGCGCTGCCCGAAACCGTCGGTGGCCGAGCCGCGCTCGCCGAACACGAGGTCAGTGGGTGA
- a CDS encoding TetR/AcrR family transcriptional regulator, which translates to MIRGQQRVDAILAATLDLVAEHGYPAMTMDAVAARANASKATIYRRWRNKAELVKAALDAFDADHNAEIADTGTLRGDLLAVLEALGGKASEDYLAMIGGLVAATRHDADLAAALREHVENEELSPFHDALRRAMDRGELPAATDVDLVHDVAEAMILRQTQFGTGLDAAFRTRLVDDVLLVLLRRGGASR; encoded by the coding sequence GTGATACGAGGACAACAACGGGTCGATGCGATCCTGGCGGCCACCTTGGACCTGGTCGCCGAACATGGCTATCCGGCCATGACGATGGACGCCGTCGCCGCGCGCGCCAACGCCAGCAAAGCGACCATCTATCGTCGCTGGCGCAACAAGGCCGAGCTGGTCAAGGCGGCGCTGGACGCCTTCGACGCCGACCACAACGCCGAGATCGCGGATACCGGCACGCTGCGCGGAGATCTGCTCGCCGTGCTGGAAGCGCTGGGCGGCAAGGCCTCCGAGGACTACCTGGCGATGATCGGCGGGCTGGTCGCCGCCACGCGGCACGACGCCGACCTCGCCGCGGCACTGCGCGAGCACGTCGAGAACGAGGAACTCTCCCCATTCCACGACGCGCTGCGGCGCGCGATGGATCGCGGCGAGCTGCCCGCGGCCACCGACGTCGATCTCGTCCACGATGTCGCCGAGGCGATGATCCTGCGCCAGACCCAATTCGGCACGGGGTTGGACGCCGCCTTCCGCACCCGTCTCGTCGACGATGTCCTGCTCGTGCTGCTGCGCCGCGGAGGAGCGAGCCGGTGA
- a CDS encoding DoxX family protein, whose translation MKNGYFGDGWLLVARVSVGLMFANSGWGKIAAPDRFRADFEAWSVPLPSLAAPATAWAELILGTLLLAGLLTRVAAAGLGLTMVGALWFSVAPGVAEKSTTTFGFLGNFFYASEWLLILVSAAIALVGAGRFSVDAVLGRDGTRRG comes from the coding sequence ATGAAGAACGGGTACTTCGGTGACGGCTGGCTCCTGGTCGCCCGGGTCAGCGTCGGGTTGATGTTCGCCAACAGCGGCTGGGGCAAGATCGCCGCTCCGGACCGTTTCCGCGCCGATTTCGAGGCATGGTCGGTGCCGCTGCCGAGCCTGGCCGCACCCGCGACGGCCTGGGCCGAACTGATTCTCGGCACACTGTTGCTGGCAGGGTTGCTGACCAGGGTCGCGGCCGCCGGGCTGGGGTTGACGATGGTCGGCGCGCTCTGGTTCTCGGTAGCACCGGGTGTCGCCGAGAAGTCGACGACGACCTTCGGCTTTCTCGGCAATTTCTTCTACGCCTCGGAGTGGCTGCTGATCCTGGTCTCGGCGGCGATCGCCCTGGTCGGCGCTGGCCGTTTCAGTGTGGACGCCGTACTCGGCCGCGACGGAACCCGGCGCGGTTGA
- a CDS encoding LysR substrate-binding domain-containing protein, with the protein MVSVESGSGGKLLDLHRLHQFLAVAELSSFTSAAARLHITQQALSSSVRQLEKQLRVELFDRSNRQLVLTEAGRVLRDGARALLAASDALYRRTYEAGIGAQPTFVVGHTPAITADEVFDLLAPVRAGAPDVSVTVRQMYPDELARALHDGTIDVALRRGVESPPDLAAAVIAYHQVRVAVAGTHRLAERAAVTVRDLQEEQIVIWAPPGASYYTDFILSTCRRAGFEPRFAVNHIQGTPPVTAVVGTEHVAVVTAPAGPALGGRVRVIELKDGPVAATQALWLPHTTSDVRDLLLGTRADDE; encoded by the coding sequence ATGGTTTCAGTTGAGTCCGGCTCTGGCGGCAAGCTGCTGGATCTGCATCGGCTGCACCAGTTCCTGGCCGTCGCGGAGTTGTCCAGCTTCACCTCGGCGGCGGCGCGGTTGCACATCACCCAGCAAGCGTTGAGCAGTTCCGTGCGCCAGTTGGAGAAGCAACTGCGGGTCGAGCTCTTCGACCGAAGCAACCGGCAGCTGGTACTCACCGAGGCGGGGCGCGTGCTCCGCGACGGCGCGCGGGCGCTGCTGGCCGCGTCGGACGCGCTGTATCGCCGCACGTACGAGGCGGGGATCGGCGCGCAGCCCACCTTCGTCGTCGGGCACACCCCGGCGATCACCGCCGACGAGGTCTTCGATCTGCTCGCGCCCGTGCGCGCGGGCGCGCCGGACGTGTCGGTCACCGTGCGTCAGATGTACCCGGACGAACTCGCCCGCGCCTTGCACGACGGGACGATCGATGTCGCGCTGCGGCGCGGAGTCGAGAGTCCGCCCGATCTGGCGGCCGCGGTGATCGCGTATCACCAGGTGCGCGTCGCGGTCGCCGGGACGCACCGTTTGGCCGAGCGTGCCGCGGTCACGGTGCGTGACCTGCAGGAGGAGCAGATCGTCATCTGGGCGCCGCCGGGCGCGTCCTACTACACCGACTTCATCCTCAGCACCTGCCGCAGAGCCGGTTTCGAGCCGCGGTTCGCTGTCAACCACATCCAGGGCACGCCGCCGGTGACGGCGGTGGTCGGCACCGAGCACGTCGCCGTCGTCACCGCGCCCGCCGGGCCCGCCCTCGGCGGGCGAGTACGGGTGATCGAGCTGAAGGACGGTCCGGTGGCGGCGACGCAGGCACTGTGGTTGCCGCACACCACGTCCGACGTGCGTGACCTGCTGCTCGGTACGCGCGCGGACGACGAATGA
- a CDS encoding nuclear transport factor 2 family protein → MPDKLPQPVEQLLDATNAGNIDAFLAGFTADGVVDDWGREFRGPAAIRQWSDNEFLGKQVTLEVTGSTSDGAETTVVTQVGGNGFNGPSTFVFTTAGDKVSRMTIRA, encoded by the coding sequence GCAGCCCGTCGAGCAACTGCTCGACGCGACCAATGCCGGAAACATCGACGCGTTTCTGGCCGGCTTCACCGCCGACGGCGTCGTCGACGATTGGGGACGGGAATTCCGTGGCCCCGCGGCGATCCGGCAGTGGAGCGACAACGAGTTCCTCGGCAAGCAGGTGACCCTCGAGGTCACCGGCAGCACCAGTGACGGCGCGGAGACAACCGTGGTCACTCAGGTCGGCGGCAACGGATTCAACGGACCGAGCACGTTCGTGTTCACCACCGCCGGTGACAAGGTTTCCCGGATGACCATCCGCGCCTGA